The following proteins are co-located in the Candidatus Competibacteraceae bacterium genome:
- a CDS encoding DNA-processing protein DprA produces the protein MKCSENAINVMAARIYKGIGRAWIVKNLSTPKPEEAIVKLLNQSPKSEGTITIEDFNKKKSMLRRILSESVGAVDGVVAIGDDDFPAHRGSVKNSERPIFLFYKGDLSLLSTKSNNIAVIGLLNPTQEIEAIERKLVANLVANGAVIVSGLALGCDSIAHLQTLDSKGKTVAILPSPLNDIMPAKNKDLAKDIVASGGLLISEYLTAPKSKMELSGRYQERDRLQALFSNSIVLSASYAKNDIGNDSGSRLAMGYAKDYSIPRAVIYDEKQHLNNPMFDLNRQLISEEPSIVVFSEESSATALPKILCSSTVVMARSPVQQSMI, from the coding sequence ATGAAATGTAGCGAAAACGCCATCAATGTCATGGCTGCCAGAATTTATAAAGGTATTGGACGGGCTTGGATTGTTAAAAATCTTTCAACCCCAAAGCCCGAAGAAGCTATCGTTAAGCTATTAAACCAATCCCCTAAGTCAGAGGGCACAATCACCATTGAGGACTTCAACAAGAAAAAATCGATGTTGCGAAGAATACTTTCCGAGTCAGTGGGTGCAGTTGATGGCGTTGTCGCTATTGGAGATGATGATTTCCCCGCACATCGCGGCTCCGTGAAAAATAGTGAACGCCCGATTTTTCTATTTTATAAAGGCGATCTTTCGCTGCTATCCACTAAAAGTAACAATATTGCTGTAATAGGACTGCTGAATCCCACCCAAGAGATAGAAGCGATAGAACGGAAACTTGTTGCTAACTTGGTGGCCAATGGTGCTGTAATAGTTAGTGGTCTGGCGTTGGGTTGTGACTCCATTGCTCATCTGCAAACTTTAGATTCCAAGGGAAAGACAGTTGCAATCCTCCCAAGCCCGCTAAACGATATTATGCCAGCCAAGAACAAAGATTTGGCCAAGGATATTGTCGCAAGCGGTGGATTATTAATTTCTGAGTATCTTACCGCGCCAAAATCCAAAATGGAGCTAAGTGGCAGGTATCAAGAGCGAGATAGATTACAGGCCCTTTTTAGCAATTCAATCGTATTGTCTGCTAGTTACGCCAAGAACGATATAGGAAATGATAGCGGTTCCAGATTAGCAATGGGTTACGCCAAAGATTATTCAATACCTAGGGCAGTTATCTACGATGAAAAGCAGCACTTAAACAACCCAATGTTTGATTTAAATAGGCAACTTATTTCAGAAGAGCCTAGCATTGTGGTTTTTAGTGAAGAAAGCAGTGCAACAGCACTTCCAAAAATTCTTTGTTCAAGTACTGTCGTCATGGCTCGAAGTCCGGTCCAGCAAAGCATGATTTAG
- a CDS encoding aminodeoxychorismate/anthranilate synthase component II, with amino-acid sequence MLLMIDNYDSFTYNLVQYFGELGEEVWVYRNDQIDPDQIAEFAPARIVLSPGPCTPNEAGVSLAAIERFAGQIPILGVCLGHQSIGQAFGGHIVRAGQVMHGKTSEVHHRGQGVFADLPSPFTVVRYHSLVIEKSTAPDCLDITAWTQTPDGDIDEIMGVRHKTLPVEGVQFHPESILTEHGHTLLRNFLTRH; translated from the coding sequence ATGCTGCTCATGATCGACAACTACGACTCCTTCACCTACAACCTGGTGCAATACTTCGGCGAGCTGGGCGAAGAGGTATGGGTCTACCGCAACGACCAGATCGACCCCGACCAGATCGCCGAATTCGCCCCGGCGCGCATCGTGCTCTCGCCCGGCCCCTGCACGCCCAACGAAGCGGGCGTCTCGCTGGCCGCCATCGAACGCTTCGCCGGCCAGATCCCGATCCTCGGCGTCTGTCTGGGCCACCAAAGCATCGGCCAGGCCTTCGGCGGACACATCGTCCGCGCCGGGCAAGTGATGCATGGCAAGACCTCCGAGGTCCATCACCGGGGGCAAGGCGTGTTCGCCGACCTGCCCAGTCCGTTCACCGTGGTGCGCTATCATTCCCTGGTGATCGAAAAATCCACCGCCCCGGATTGCCTGGACATCACCGCCTGGACCCAAACCCCGGACGGCGACATCGATGAAATCATGGGCGTGCGCCACAAAACCCTGCCGGTCGAAGGCGTGCAGTTCCACCCGGAATCGATCCTGACCGAACACGGCCACACCCTGCTCCGCAATTTTCTGACCCGGCACTGA
- a CDS encoding CoA transferase produces the protein MAKILEGLRVVEGTAFVAAPLAGMTLAQMGADVIRFDRLRGGLDHHRWPVTHDNKSLFWAGLNKGKRSLAVDVGTPRGQEIATQLICAPGPEAGIFLTNLRVRGWMDYEHLKQHREDLIMLTVLGNREGGPAVDYTINPGVGFPHATGPEGSSDPVCHVLPAWDCITGQMAALGLLAAERHRRLTGQGQAVEIALKDVALAMLGNLGIIGEVMVNDFDRPKYGNYLYGAYGNEFDTADGRKVMVVGLTRRQWDGLCKITGLKAEFDALGEKLGLNLHREGDRFEARAEITALLAPWFRARKVEEFAQAFDESGVTWSVFRSFKQAVQQEPDLSARHPMFSLLEQPGIGEYLVPGSPFEFGEFERTPPKRAAVLGEHTDEILSGILGMSDAEISRLHEDKVVAGPRL, from the coding sequence ATGGCGAAAATATTGGAAGGACTGCGAGTGGTTGAAGGCACCGCCTTCGTGGCCGCGCCGCTGGCCGGTATGACGCTGGCGCAGATGGGTGCGGATGTGATCCGGTTCGACCGCCTCCGGGGCGGTCTGGACCATCACCGCTGGCCGGTCACCCACGACAACAAAAGCCTGTTCTGGGCTGGCTTGAACAAGGGCAAACGTTCCCTGGCCGTGGATGTGGGCACGCCGCGCGGGCAGGAGATCGCCACCCAGTTGATCTGCGCCCCCGGGCCGGAAGCGGGTATTTTTCTGACCAATCTCCGAGTGCGCGGCTGGATGGATTACGAGCACCTGAAGCAGCACCGCGAAGACCTGATCATGCTGACCGTGCTGGGCAACCGCGAAGGCGGCCCGGCGGTCGATTACACCATCAACCCCGGTGTGGGTTTTCCCCATGCCACCGGGCCGGAGGGTTCCAGCGACCCGGTTTGCCATGTGCTGCCGGCCTGGGATTGCATCACCGGCCAGATGGCGGCGCTGGGCTTGCTGGCGGCCGAGCGGCACCGGCGCCTGACCGGCCAGGGTCAGGCGGTGGAGATCGCCCTGAAGGATGTGGCCCTGGCCATGCTGGGCAACCTGGGGATCATCGGCGAGGTGATGGTCAACGATTTCGACCGGCCCAAGTACGGCAATTATCTGTACGGTGCTTACGGCAACGAATTCGACACCGCCGATGGCCGCAAGGTGATGGTGGTCGGTTTGACCCGGCGGCAGTGGGATGGGCTATGCAAGATCACCGGCCTGAAGGCGGAATTCGATGCCCTGGGCGAGAAGCTCGGTTTGAATCTGCATCGGGAAGGGGATCGCTTCGAGGCCCGCGCCGAGATCACCGCGCTGCTGGCGCCCTGGTTCCGGGCCAGGAAAGTGGAGGAGTTTGCCCAGGCTTTCGACGAGAGCGGGGTCACCTGGTCGGTGTTCCGCAGCTTCAAGCAGGCCGTCCAGCAGGAGCCCGACCTGTCGGCGCGGCATCCGATGTTCAGCCTGCTGGAACAGCCGGGGATCGGCGAGTATCTGGTGCCGGGCTCCCCCTTCGAGTTCGGCGAGTTCGAGCGTACTCCGCCCAAGCGGGCCGCCGTGCTGGGCGAACACACCGACGAAATTCTGTCGGGGATTCTCGGCATGAGCGATGCCGAGATTTCCCGGCTGCATGAGGACAAGGTGGTGGCGGGACCGCGCCTTTGA
- the dcm gene encoding DNA (cytosine-5-)-methyltransferase, which produces MNIIDLFSGPGGLSLGLRRSGLNVIANVELNRDAMDTYASHDASAIHFNEDVRGISFSQFLGKVDIVVGGPPCQPFSIGGLRKGKADERDMIPEFIRCLKEVQPEAFLIENVPGLIYKKSRPYFDSVLSQLSQCGYRLNWAVLNSADYGVPQKRKRLIVMGARSIQLRFPVPSHGPGTDMPHVSALDVLGKQLIGKSPNCPVKFAKYPDLRPSPYAGHVYNGGGRPIDPNGPCHTILASSGGYKTHWIDTENVAPEYHAHLRSGGAPWEGEVPGARRLSVEECAIIQTFPRELVFAGQRSAQYKQVGDAVPPDLAFVLGRSLYFQLNGKSDTIRYLDDIKGAQPIQTEFVL; this is translated from the coding sequence ATGAACATAATTGATCTTTTTTCCGGGCCTGGCGGGCTCTCTTTGGGACTCCGTCGTTCCGGGCTTAATGTGATCGCAAATGTAGAGCTTAATCGGGATGCGATGGATACTTATGCCAGCCATGACGCAAGTGCCATCCATTTCAACGAAGATGTGCGGGGAATTTCATTTAGCCAGTTTCTGGGAAAAGTTGATATTGTCGTTGGCGGCCCCCCCTGTCAGCCTTTTTCTATAGGCGGGCTTCGGAAAGGAAAGGCTGATGAAAGGGATATGATTCCTGAATTCATACGGTGCCTCAAAGAAGTTCAGCCAGAAGCATTTCTTATAGAAAATGTCCCTGGGCTAATTTATAAGAAGTCTCGACCATATTTTGATTCAGTATTGTCTCAATTATCTCAGTGTGGCTATAGACTCAACTGGGCTGTCTTAAATTCGGCAGATTACGGAGTGCCGCAGAAACGAAAGCGGCTCATAGTGATGGGAGCCCGTAGTATTCAGCTTCGGTTTCCAGTGCCATCTCATGGCCCCGGTACTGATATGCCGCATGTAAGTGCTTTAGATGTATTAGGGAAGCAGCTAATTGGTAAAAGCCCCAATTGCCCCGTTAAGTTCGCAAAATATCCTGATTTACGGCCAAGCCCTTATGCTGGTCATGTCTACAATGGAGGAGGCCGTCCTATTGATCCGAATGGGCCATGCCACACAATTCTCGCCTCATCTGGCGGCTATAAGACTCACTGGATTGATACAGAGAATGTTGCACCGGAATATCACGCTCATCTTCGCTCGGGAGGAGCCCCTTGGGAAGGCGAGGTTCCTGGAGCCAGACGTTTAAGTGTTGAAGAATGTGCAATTATTCAGACGTTTCCTAGAGAATTAGTATTTGCCGGGCAACGATCTGCGCAATACAAACAAGTTGGAGATGCCGTGCCTCCTGACCTCGCCTTTGTTCTTGGAAGATCTCTTTACTTTCAGCTCAATGGCAAGTCCGACACAATTCGCTACCTTGACGACATTAAGGGTGCGCAGCCTATCCAAACTGAGTTTGTATTGTGA
- a CDS encoding DUF4160 domain-containing protein yields the protein MPTISMFYGIIIRMYFAPNEHPPPHFHVYYAEFKATVDIRTCEIMEGNIPKKQTKLVLAWAELHQDELMADWNLVMNGEEPFKIQPLQ from the coding sequence ATGCCCACAATATCAATGTTCTATGGAATTATCATTCGGATGTATTTTGCACCGAATGAACATCCACCGCCACATTTTCATGTCTATTATGCTGAGTTCAAGGCAACCGTTGATATACGTACTTGTGAAATCATGGAAGGAAATATACCAAAGAAACAAACCAAGTTGGTCCTTGCCTGGGCCGAATTACATCAAGATGAATTGATGGCCGATTGGAATCTTGTAATGAATGGTGAAGAACCATTTAAAATACAACCCCTTCAATGA
- a CDS encoding HAD family phosphatase, translated as MVDGSQAREEWLAEAERAEVIVFDLDGTLVDSDHANFLAYKDAVMCVLSTQIEMDFTLGTRITREVLEELIPGITDKQLEEITLLKERTYHKYLSETKASPRLIEIVARAQDKEVVLATNSRRCRAEMLLNHHGLIEKFTRKIYRDAESQRDKYVQLMAELPKGSMSILVFENDEKAIESAIACGIGIDQIIDVRRITR; from the coding sequence ATGGTTGACGGAAGTCAAGCACGTGAAGAATGGCTGGCCGAAGCTGAGCGAGCGGAAGTTATCGTATTTGATTTGGACGGAACCTTGGTGGATTCCGATCACGCCAACTTCTTGGCGTATAAGGATGCTGTGATGTGCGTTCTATCTACACAAATAGAAATGGATTTCACTCTGGGCACCAGAATAACGCGAGAAGTACTTGAAGAGCTTATTCCGGGCATCACTGACAAACAACTTGAAGAGATTACCTTACTTAAAGAGCGCACATATCATAAATATCTTTCAGAAACAAAGGCCAGCCCGCGACTAATTGAAATAGTTGCACGCGCCCAAGACAAAGAAGTTGTATTGGCCACAAATAGTCGCAGATGTCGAGCGGAAATGTTACTCAACCATCACGGACTTATCGAGAAGTTCACACGGAAGATCTATAGAGACGCTGAATCTCAAAGAGATAAGTACGTGCAATTGATGGCTGAACTTCCGAAAGGAAGCATGTCCATTTTGGTGTTTGAGAATGATGAAAAGGCCATTGAGTCAGCTATTGCTTGCGGCATTGGAATTGACCAGATAATAGATGTACGCAGGATTACAAGATGA
- the trpD gene encoding anthranilate phosphoribosyltransferase: protein MSITPQEALQRTIEHREIFYDEMLSLMRQIMAGEISPLMTAAVLTGLRIKKETIGEITAAATVMRELSTKVHVPPPHEHFVDIVGTGGDGAHTFNISTATMFVAAAAGARVAKHGNRSVSSKSGSADVLEALGARIDLHAKQVADCIATTGIGFMFAPNHHSAMKNVAPVRREMGVRTIFNILGPLTNPADAPNQLMGVFHPDLVGIQVRVMQQLGAQHVLVVWGKDGMDEISLGAPTQVGELRNGEIVEYEIHPEDFGLAMVSNRGLRVENAEQSKAMLLNALDNEPGTPRDIVAFNAGAALYAANLAPSIATGIELARETLASGAARVKLDEFVRCTQSLAS from the coding sequence ATGTCCATCACCCCCCAGGAAGCCCTGCAACGCACCATCGAACACCGCGAGATCTTCTACGACGAGATGCTCTCGCTGATGCGCCAGATCATGGCCGGCGAAATTTCCCCGCTCATGACCGCCGCCGTTCTGACCGGCCTGCGGATCAAAAAGGAAACCATCGGCGAAATCACCGCCGCCGCCACGGTGATGCGCGAGCTCTCCACCAAGGTCCACGTCCCACCGCCGCACGAACATTTCGTCGATATCGTCGGCACCGGCGGCGACGGCGCGCACACCTTCAACATCTCCACCGCCACCATGTTCGTCGCCGCCGCCGCCGGCGCGCGGGTCGCCAAACACGGCAATCGCAGCGTCTCGTCCAAATCCGGCAGCGCCGACGTGCTGGAAGCGCTGGGCGCTCGTATCGACCTGCACGCCAAACAGGTGGCCGACTGCATCGCCACCACCGGCATCGGCTTCATGTTCGCGCCTAATCATCACTCGGCCATGAAGAACGTCGCGCCGGTGCGCCGCGAAATGGGCGTGCGCACCATTTTCAACATCCTCGGCCCGCTGACCAATCCCGCCGACGCGCCCAACCAACTCATGGGCGTCTTCCATCCCGATCTGGTCGGCATTCAGGTGCGGGTCATGCAGCAACTCGGCGCGCAACACGTCCTCGTGGTCTGGGGCAAGGACGGCATGGACGAGATTTCGCTGGGCGCGCCCACCCAGGTCGGCGAACTCCGGAACGGCGAGATCGTGGAATACGAGATTCACCCCGAGGATTTCGGGCTGGCCATGGTCTCCAACCGGGGACTCAGGGTCGAAAACGCCGAACAATCCAAGGCCATGCTGCTGAACGCGCTGGACAACGAACCGGGCACCCCGCGCGACATCGTCGCCTTCAACGCCGGCGCGGCGCTGTACGCGGCCAACCTCGCGCCTTCCATCGCCACCGGCATCGAACTGGCCCGCGAGACCCTGGCCAGCGGCGCGGCGCGGGTCAAGCTGGATGAATTCGTGCGCTGCACACAGTCCTTGGCGTCATGA
- a CDS encoding VOC family protein yields the protein MNNPVGWFEIYVEDLGRAKAFYETVFDLQLSELENAEIEMLAFPMRPEGYSAPVALVRMPGFSVGANSVIIYFSYFYCGVEAIKTKNAGGQIHKEKISIGQYGFIVLIADMEGNMVGLHSMQ from the coding sequence ATGAATAATCCCGTTGGATGGTTTGAGATCTATGTTGAGGATTTGGGTCGCGCGAAAGCGTTCTATGAAACAGTCTTCGATTTACAACTCTCAGAGCTGGAAAATGCTGAGATAGAGATGTTAGCATTTCCAATGCGGCCAGAAGGTTATAGCGCGCCTGTAGCATTAGTAAGAATGCCTGGTTTTTCTGTGGGTGCCAACAGTGTAATTATTTACTTTAGTTACTTTTATTGCGGGGTTGAGGCTATAAAAACCAAGAATGCTGGAGGCCAGATTCATAAAGAAAAAATATCTATTGGGCAATACGGGTTTATTGTGCTCATAGCAGATATGGAAGGAAATATGGTTGGCTTGCATTCTATGCAATAG
- a CDS encoding CoA ester lyase, with protein sequence MAERLERSILLVPASNWNMVQKTAAARADAVCIDLEDAVTVDEKETSRANVVRAYKELDFGNKLRMYRINGLDTHYAYRDLIEVVEAAGDSIDLIVVPKVNRPEDIYVVETLLTQIESYRQFSRPIGIEALIETAAGCVNIREIAACSARLEGFVYGSGDYAASVRMPMESIGELDENDAAYPGHRWHHIMHSIVTAARAYNKRAIDGPFAGIKNPEGLTQACKIGRAMGFDGKWCIHPSQIETVNHTFVPSAKDIEWAQTVLREYEIARQEGRGALSVKGKMIDVASLRICHTLVERARLAGLLN encoded by the coding sequence ATGGCGGAGAGACTGGAGCGTTCGATCTTACTGGTGCCGGCTTCCAACTGGAACATGGTTCAAAAGACCGCCGCCGCCCGCGCGGATGCGGTCTGCATCGATCTGGAAGACGCGGTGACGGTGGACGAAAAAGAGACGAGCCGGGCCAACGTGGTTCGTGCATACAAGGAACTGGATTTCGGCAACAAGCTGAGGATGTACCGGATCAACGGACTGGACACCCATTATGCCTATCGGGATCTGATCGAGGTGGTGGAAGCCGCCGGCGATAGCATCGATTTGATCGTGGTGCCCAAGGTGAACCGCCCCGAAGATATCTATGTGGTGGAAACGCTGCTGACGCAGATCGAGAGCTACCGGCAATTCTCACGCCCCATCGGCATCGAGGCGCTGATCGAGACGGCGGCCGGCTGCGTCAACATCCGGGAAATCGCGGCCTGTTCCGCCCGGCTGGAAGGATTCGTGTACGGGTCCGGCGATTATGCGGCGTCGGTGCGGATGCCGATGGAATCGATCGGGGAACTGGACGAAAACGACGCGGCGTATCCCGGTCACCGCTGGCATCACATCATGCATTCGATTGTCACCGCCGCCCGCGCCTACAACAAGCGCGCCATTGATGGACCTTTCGCCGGCATCAAGAATCCCGAAGGCTTGACGCAAGCCTGCAAAATCGGGCGGGCCATGGGCTTCGATGGCAAATGGTGCATTCACCCGAGCCAGATCGAAACGGTCAACCATACTTTTGTCCCGTCGGCCAAGGACATTGAATGGGCGCAAACCGTGCTGCGCGAGTACGAGATCGCGCGGCAAGAGGGCCGGGGCGCCCTCAGCGTCAAGGGAAAAATGATCGACGTCGCTTCGCTCAGAATCTGCCACACCCTGGTTGAAAGGGCTAGACTGGCGGGATTACTCAACTGA
- the trpC gene encoding indole-3-glycerol phosphate synthase TrpC, protein MSDTPDILQKILARKAEEIAERQQMLSLRELRGRIERLPAPRPFLGQLTRTIATGRPAVIAEIKRASPSKGLLRDPFEPAAIAQSYAAAGAACLSVLTDRDFFQGHEDYLEEARAACGLPALRKDFIIDPYQVYEARLIGADCILLIVAALDDAALIQLARLAAELSLDMLVEVHDAEELERALATGATLIGINNRNLRTFETRLDTTLDLLSRIPEDRTVVTESGIHTPADVALLRENGVHAFLVGEAFMRAPDPGLKLAELFGT, encoded by the coding sequence ATGAGCGACACGCCCGACATTCTGCAAAAAATCCTGGCCCGCAAGGCCGAGGAAATCGCCGAGCGCCAGCAGATGCTGAGTTTGCGCGAACTGCGCGGGCGGATTGAGCGTCTGCCCGCTCCTCGCCCCTTCTTGGGCCAGTTGACGCGGACGATCGCGACCGGTCGCCCGGCGGTCATCGCCGAGATCAAGCGCGCCTCGCCCAGCAAGGGCCTGTTGCGCGATCCGTTCGAACCGGCCGCTATCGCGCAAAGTTATGCCGCCGCCGGGGCGGCCTGCCTGTCGGTGCTGACCGACCGCGATTTTTTTCAGGGTCACGAGGATTATCTAGAGGAAGCGCGAGCCGCTTGCGGCCTGCCGGCGCTACGCAAGGACTTCATCATCGACCCCTATCAGGTCTACGAAGCGCGGTTGATCGGCGCCGATTGCATCCTGCTGATCGTGGCCGCGCTGGACGATGCCGCACTGATCCAACTGGCGCGACTGGCGGCGGAACTGAGTCTGGATATGTTGGTGGAAGTCCACGATGCCGAGGAGCTGGAACGGGCGCTGGCCACCGGTGCGACCCTGATCGGCATCAACAACCGCAACCTGCGTACTTTCGAAACCCGGCTGGACACCACGCTCGATCTGCTGTCCCGCATTCCCGAGGACCGCACCGTGGTCACCGAAAGCGGCATTCACACCCCGGCGGACGTGGCGCTGCTGCGCGAGAACGGGGTACATGCCTTTCTGGTGGGCGAAGCTTTCATGCGCGCTCCCGACCCCGGCCTGAAACTGGCGGAGTTGTTCGGGACGTGA
- a CDS encoding DUF2442 domain-containing protein has translation MYPSVIKVEAKENYQIYIEFDNNECGVLNMEPYLDFGVFRKIRDRNVFSKVRVSFDTIEWSDGIDLDPQFVYEKCDKEKRITKV, from the coding sequence ATGTATCCTTCAGTGATTAAAGTAGAAGCAAAGGAAAATTATCAGATTTACATTGAATTTGATAATAATGAGTGTGGCGTATTAAATATGGAGCCTTATCTAGATTTTGGTGTGTTTAGAAAAATTCGTGATAGAAACGTATTTTCTAAAGTAAGGGTTTCATTTGACACCATTGAATGGTCTGATGGTATTGATCTAGATCCACAGTTTGTATATGAAAAATGCGATAAAGAAAAGCGCATAACAAAAGTATAA
- a CDS encoding amidophosphoribosyltransferase translates to MNKFIMEANQFLSRNVPGYFHADFHGAGQPGNPDFLYKLKNDPHHKWSQQNIRYAINDLNAVLGIDFPEIIKQVEASTLTVCVVPRAKAEASYRPDQLLFKATVGEYARSTPGFADGSDFIIRHTNTRTTHLRNPVDGFENDGRMPYRGIASDTCNFSAHIRGCDILLVDDIYTKTVNIDEDMVQALFDNGARSVVFYAIGNTPKRF, encoded by the coding sequence ATGAACAAATTCATAATGGAAGCAAACCAGTTCTTGAGCCGAAATGTGCCAGGCTATTTTCATGCCGACTTTCATGGAGCGGGTCAACCAGGAAATCCGGATTTCCTGTACAAACTCAAGAATGATCCCCATCACAAATGGAGCCAACAAAATATCAGATACGCGATCAACGATCTGAATGCGGTTCTCGGTATAGATTTCCCCGAAATTATCAAGCAGGTCGAGGCAAGCACCTTGACAGTTTGCGTCGTCCCAAGAGCTAAGGCAGAAGCTTCTTATCGTCCAGACCAGTTATTGTTTAAGGCAACGGTAGGGGAATATGCTCGTTCAACCCCCGGATTTGCAGATGGATCGGATTTTATTATCCGGCATACGAACACCCGAACTACCCACTTGCGAAACCCTGTTGATGGATTCGAGAACGATGGTCGAATGCCCTATCGGGGCATCGCTTCAGATACCTGCAATTTTTCAGCGCATATCAGGGGGTGCGACATCTTACTCGTTGATGACATCTACACAAAAACGGTGAACATTGATGAAGATATGGTGCAAGCTTTGTTTGATAACGGGGCTAGGTCGGTAGTGTTCTACGCGATCGGTAACACGCCAAAAAGATTCTGA
- a CDS encoding MaoC family dehydratase N-terminal domain-containing protein — MNDTNLQDWVGRKEEIQDCIYPTPAKALALTLNDRDFAGKEGDPLPELWHWLYFLPLVARAEIGPDGHPKRGGFLPPVSLERRMWASGQLTFHQNLRIGEVVTKTSEILKVAEKEGKAGRMVFVTVRHTIGSARGIAIEEQQDIVYLPMPKTFVPAAPNPIPEDLEWQEAYPIDPVLLFRFSALTFNSHKIHYDIKYATEVEKYPGLVVHGPLQAVLLLESAKRNNPNRQPASYRFRALRPLFDFDQVSVCGRPNPDGGHELYTANTDNHIGMQATLSWR, encoded by the coding sequence ATGAATGACACTAATTTGCAGGATTGGGTGGGCAGAAAGGAAGAAATCCAGGATTGTATTTATCCCACGCCAGCCAAGGCGCTGGCGCTGACCTTGAATGATCGGGATTTTGCAGGCAAGGAAGGCGATCCGCTGCCCGAACTCTGGCACTGGCTGTATTTTTTGCCGCTGGTTGCCCGCGCGGAAATAGGTCCAGACGGCCATCCGAAACGCGGCGGCTTTTTACCGCCGGTCTCCCTGGAACGGCGGATGTGGGCCAGCGGCCAATTGACGTTTCATCAGAATTTACGGATCGGCGAGGTGGTAACGAAAACCTCCGAGATCCTCAAGGTAGCGGAAAAGGAAGGTAAAGCGGGCCGCATGGTGTTTGTCACCGTCCGGCACACGATCGGTTCCGCCAGAGGGATCGCCATCGAGGAACAACAGGATATCGTTTATCTACCAATGCCCAAGACCTTCGTTCCGGCGGCTCCCAACCCGATTCCCGAGGATCTTGAATGGCAAGAGGCATATCCCATCGATCCAGTGCTGCTGTTCCGCTTCTCGGCGCTGACCTTCAATTCTCACAAAATCCACTACGATATTAAATACGCCACCGAGGTGGAAAAATATCCGGGCCTGGTGGTGCATGGTCCCTTGCAGGCTGTGTTGCTGCTGGAATCGGCAAAGCGCAATAACCCGAATCGACAACCGGCCAGCTACCGCTTTCGCGCGCTACGGCCCCTTTTCGATTTTGATCAAGTGTCGGTTTGCGGCCGACCCAATCCGGATGGTGGCCACGAGTTATATACGGCCAACACCGATAACCATATTGGCATGCAGGCCACCCTATCCTGGAGATAA